In Sandaracinaceae bacterium, the following proteins share a genomic window:
- a CDS encoding ABC transporter ATP-binding protein has translation MDDATVPPWRKEERDPRAPAARLPRVALIEFRGVKKAFGPKVIYRGLDLQIEAGEALTIIGGSGQGKSVMLRMLIGLLGIDGGEIVFDGKRISGLSEREYLPIRRRIAMLFQAAALFDSMTVGENVAYGLRSVGELSDPEIRERVAESLSYVGLEGKQDLWPGGLSSGMKKRVGLARAIAMRPEVLLYDEPTTGLDPVNINRIIDLILHLQRTLNITSVVVTHDMHTAIRVSNRIAMINNGGIIFSGDIRAIVTCQDPMVKDFIEGNAVEEPPRAAQSGNAI, from the coding sequence ATCGATGACGCCACCGTCCCGCCATGGAGGAAGGAGGAGCGCGACCCCCGCGCCCCAGCTGCTAGACTCCCGCGCGTGGCGCTCATCGAGTTTCGCGGCGTGAAGAAGGCCTTCGGCCCAAAGGTCATCTACCGTGGCCTCGATCTCCAGATCGAGGCCGGGGAGGCGCTCACCATCATCGGCGGGTCGGGCCAGGGCAAGAGCGTCATGCTGCGCATGCTCATCGGCCTGCTCGGCATCGACGGCGGGGAGATCGTGTTCGACGGGAAGCGCATCTCGGGGCTGAGCGAGCGGGAGTACCTGCCCATCCGGCGCCGCATCGCCATGCTGTTCCAGGCCGCCGCGCTGTTCGACTCCATGACGGTGGGCGAGAACGTGGCCTACGGCCTGCGCTCCGTGGGCGAGCTGAGTGACCCGGAGATCCGCGAGCGCGTGGCCGAGAGCCTCAGCTACGTGGGCCTCGAGGGCAAACAGGACCTGTGGCCCGGGGGCCTCTCGAGCGGTATGAAGAAGCGTGTCGGGCTGGCCAGGGCCATCGCGATGCGTCCGGAAGTACTGCTCTACGACGAGCCCACCACGGGCCTCGACCCAGTCAACATCAACCGCATCATCGACCTGATCCTGCACCTCCAGCGCACGCTGAACATCACGTCCGTGGTGGTCACCCACGACATGCACACCGCCATCCGCGTCAGCAACCGCATCGCCATGATCAACAACGGCGGCATCATCTTCAGCGGGGACATCCGCGCCATCGTCACCTGCCAGGACCCGATGGTGAAGGACTTCATCGAGGGAAACGCCGTCGAGGAGCCGCCGCGCGCGGCCCAGTCCGGAAACGCCATCTGA
- a CDS encoding MCE family protein, translating to MQPNSKTQLRVGLFVTFALALIAFLAFVVGAQQNLFTRKTEFVAIFETVDGLRPGSVVTVAGVNVGSIDSVEFMDDGRIEVRFSVVNDAAALIRGRAGATAGTYEEGTSQVSIGSKGMLGDKLMQITVGLRALPLWDPEQPLPASTSGDLMTAASNAMAEVQGTAENLRLATDPFRDQVFSRDVARVAANVARITDMMADGNGAVQHLLTDEATAAELDATLGNLRATSDEFARTSRSIRRIAEEIERGDGTAHALIYGDEGRVALVNIGRATDEVATLLEAVRTGDGTAHDVIYGNAGEELIANLTRASDDIAAITADVRAGRGTIGGLLQDPSIYEDIKRLVGDLERNEILRALVRYSVRRDEARRPVRAVPIGESGSPPEPSPVSPLEEAIEAVDENP from the coding sequence ATGCAACCCAACTCCAAGACTCAGCTCCGCGTCGGGCTCTTCGTGACGTTCGCGCTGGCCCTCATCGCCTTCTTGGCGTTCGTGGTCGGCGCCCAGCAGAACCTGTTCACGCGCAAGACCGAGTTCGTGGCCATCTTCGAGACCGTGGACGGCCTGCGGCCGGGCAGCGTGGTCACGGTGGCAGGCGTGAACGTGGGCTCCATCGACTCCGTGGAGTTCATGGACGACGGGCGCATCGAGGTCCGCTTCAGCGTGGTGAACGACGCCGCCGCGCTCATTCGGGGCCGCGCGGGCGCGACGGCGGGCACCTACGAAGAGGGGACCAGCCAGGTCTCCATCGGCAGCAAGGGCATGCTGGGCGACAAGCTCATGCAGATCACGGTGGGCCTGCGCGCCCTGCCCTTGTGGGACCCCGAGCAGCCGCTGCCCGCCTCCACCTCGGGCGACCTGATGACGGCGGCCAGCAACGCCATGGCCGAGGTGCAGGGCACCGCCGAGAACCTGCGCCTAGCGACCGACCCGTTCCGCGACCAGGTCTTCAGCCGCGACGTGGCGCGCGTGGCCGCCAACGTGGCGCGCATCACCGACATGATGGCCGACGGCAACGGCGCCGTGCAGCACCTGCTCACCGACGAGGCCACCGCGGCCGAGCTGGACGCCACGCTCGGGAACCTGCGCGCCACCAGCGACGAGTTCGCCCGCACCTCGCGCAGCATCCGGCGCATCGCCGAGGAGATCGAGCGCGGCGACGGCACGGCCCACGCGCTGATCTACGGCGACGAGGGGCGCGTGGCGCTCGTGAACATCGGGCGCGCCACCGACGAGGTGGCCACGCTGCTCGAGGCCGTGCGCACCGGCGATGGCACCGCGCACGACGTGATCTACGGCAACGCCGGCGAGGAGCTGATCGCCAACCTCACGCGCGCGAGCGACGACATCGCGGCCATCACGGCGGACGTGCGCGCCGGCCGCGGGACCATCGGCGGCCTGCTGCAGGACCCCAGCATCTACGAGGACATCAAGCGCCTGGTGGGCGACCTCGAGCGCAACGAGATCCTGCGCGCGCTGGTGCGCTACTCGGTGCGCCGCGACGAAGCCCGTCGCCCCGTGCGGGCCGTGCCCATCGGCGAGTCGGGCTCTCCGCCCGAGCCCTCCCCCGTGTCGCCGCTCGAAGAGGCCATCGAGGCCGTGGACGAGAACCCGTGA
- a CDS encoding response regulator transcription factor, protein MAAHILVADDEARIREVVQYALERQGYRVTLVTNGRAALDRARQGDVDLVVLDVMMPELDGLDVCRELRRDSATPVLFLSSRGEEIDRVIGLELGGDDYLTKPFGTRELVARVKALLRRGGSAAQPTASANETLTHDGVRIDLERHEVRCGDTVLRLTATEFGVLVALFERPGVVLSRAQLMQRAYPFDNLVTERTLDTHVRRIRAKFRELGRDPIETVHGVGYKAAGA, encoded by the coding sequence ATGGCAGCGCACATCCTCGTGGCCGATGACGAAGCTCGCATTCGCGAGGTGGTGCAATACGCCCTCGAGCGCCAGGGCTATCGCGTCACGCTGGTGACCAACGGACGGGCCGCGCTCGATCGGGCCCGGCAAGGCGACGTGGATCTGGTGGTGCTCGACGTCATGATGCCCGAGCTGGACGGGCTCGATGTGTGCCGCGAGCTGCGCCGCGACTCGGCCACGCCGGTGCTGTTCCTCTCGTCGCGCGGCGAGGAGATCGACCGCGTGATCGGCCTCGAGCTGGGCGGCGACGACTACCTGACCAAGCCCTTCGGGACGCGCGAGCTGGTGGCCCGCGTGAAGGCGCTGCTGCGCCGGGGCGGCAGCGCGGCCCAGCCCACGGCCAGCGCCAACGAGACGCTCACACACGACGGCGTGCGCATCGATCTCGAGCGACACGAGGTGCGCTGCGGCGACACCGTGTTGCGCCTCACGGCCACCGAGTTCGGCGTGCTCGTGGCTCTCTTCGAGCGTCCCGGCGTGGTGCTCTCCCGCGCGCAGCTGATGCAGCGCGCCTACCCCTTCGACAACCTGGTGACCGAGCGCACGCTCGACACACACGTGCGCCGCATCCGCGCCAAGTTCCGCGAGCTGGGGCGCGATCCCATCGAGACCGTGCACGGCGTGGGCTACAAGGCGGCGGGCGCGTGA
- a CDS encoding MAPEG family protein, producing the protein MPAPILASVLALALWTHVMWSWMYVTRLPAIGASKMKLDPNAPRGEQMATLPARVRWKADNYNHLMEQPTVFYAVALVTAVVAPTDSVAVIMAWVYVALRVAHSLLQALVNIIPLRFALFALSSIALIALTVRTAIAFF; encoded by the coding sequence ATGCCCGCACCCATCCTCGCGTCCGTGCTCGCCCTCGCTCTCTGGACCCACGTCATGTGGTCGTGGATGTACGTCACCCGGCTCCCCGCCATCGGCGCGTCCAAGATGAAGCTGGACCCCAACGCGCCGCGCGGTGAGCAGATGGCCACGCTGCCCGCGCGCGTCCGTTGGAAGGCGGACAACTACAACCACTTGATGGAGCAGCCCACCGTGTTCTACGCGGTGGCGCTCGTGACCGCGGTGGTGGCGCCGACCGACTCCGTGGCGGTCATCATGGCGTGGGTGTACGTGGCGCTGCGCGTCGCGCACAGCCTGCTGCAGGCGCTGGTGAACATCATCCCCTTGCGCTTCGCGCTGTTCGCGCTGTCCAGCATCGCGTTGATCGCGCTCACGGTTCGCACGGCCATCGCATTCTTCTGA
- a CDS encoding serpin family protein: MTRLLFLSLVLLVGCGGSQPSEPPATTEPSAAVEEPPVEQPPIEQPPVDDGTGPAADSQDVREALASANQLGFDLYARMRGTPGNLVMSPASVHLALSMTYAGARGETASQMASVLHVGPTVDDLGAAYGAALRSWNSRSPATLRVANRIFADRSVPVEDSFVRLTGQRYGAPLERLDFVGAPDPSRLTINQWVEQRTEDRIADLLPRGSISPLTRMVLANAIYFKGTWQTQFAPSDTLPRRFQVDGRTEVDVPAMTLQGRFAWANHPDGVRVLEMPYAGGDLSMVFVLPAERTGAAALPAVEAQLSQASLSRWRSALQEVEVQVQIPRFRMEPPTARLSDHLEALGMPLAFDAQADFGGIATLPGGLYISEVYHKAFIEVNEEGTEAAAATAVVMVTRSARPRPEPPRFIADHPFLFLLMDRQTGAVLFLGRVSDPR, from the coding sequence GTGACACGCCTCCTATTCCTTTCGCTCGTCCTCCTCGTTGGCTGTGGTGGGTCGCAGCCGAGCGAGCCCCCCGCCACCACGGAGCCGAGCGCGGCGGTGGAGGAACCGCCCGTCGAGCAACCGCCCATCGAGCAACCGCCCGTCGATGACGGCACCGGACCAGCCGCCGACAGCCAGGACGTGCGTGAGGCGCTCGCGAGCGCAAATCAGCTCGGCTTCGACCTGTACGCGCGCATGCGGGGGACCCCCGGAAACCTGGTGATGTCGCCCGCCAGCGTGCACCTCGCGTTGTCGATGACGTACGCCGGAGCGCGCGGCGAGACCGCCTCCCAGATGGCCTCTGTGCTGCACGTGGGGCCCACCGTGGATGACCTGGGCGCGGCCTATGGCGCTGCGCTACGGAGCTGGAACAGCCGGAGCCCCGCCACGCTGCGCGTGGCCAACCGCATCTTCGCGGACCGCAGCGTGCCGGTGGAGGACAGCTTCGTGAGGCTCACGGGCCAACGCTACGGCGCGCCCCTCGAGCGACTGGACTTCGTGGGCGCTCCAGACCCCTCGCGCCTCACCATCAACCAGTGGGTGGAGCAGCGCACCGAAGACCGCATCGCCGACCTGCTTCCGAGGGGGTCGATCTCTCCGCTCACGCGCATGGTGTTGGCCAACGCCATCTACTTCAAGGGCACGTGGCAGACCCAGTTCGCCCCGAGTGACACCTTGCCGCGGCGCTTCCAGGTGGATGGACGCACGGAAGTCGACGTGCCCGCGATGACGCTGCAGGGACGCTTTGCGTGGGCCAACCACCCCGACGGAGTGCGCGTGCTGGAGATGCCGTACGCAGGTGGCGATCTCAGCATGGTGTTCGTCTTGCCCGCCGAGCGCACGGGCGCAGCAGCCCTTCCGGCCGTGGAGGCCCAGCTCTCGCAAGCGAGCCTCTCGCGCTGGCGCAGCGCGCTCCAAGAGGTGGAGGTGCAGGTGCAGATCCCGCGCTTCCGGATGGAGCCCCCCACCGCGCGTCTCTCCGACCACCTCGAAGCCCTGGGCATGCCGCTCGCGTTCGACGCGCAGGCCGACTTCGGTGGCATCGCCACGCTGCCAGGGGGCCTCTACATCTCCGAGGTCTATCACAAGGCGTTCATCGAGGTGAACGAAGAGGGCACCGAGGCGGCGGCAGCGACCGCGGTGGTCATGGTCACACGCAGCGCGCGTCCCCGCCCCGAGCCGCCGCGCTTCATCGCGGACCACCCGTTCCTGTTCCTGTTGATGGACCGCCAGACGGGCGCCGTGCTCTTCCTGGGCCGCGTCAGCGACCCGCGCTGA
- a CDS encoding HAMP domain-containing protein — protein MSHWLLRVRRTLGRIGLRLLIVNLVVLLVPVAGLEFARLYERQLLGALERDMRHQAVLVRRMVEASSAAGDALDVAFHQDVLVRAAADTRARIRVVTRTGEVLLDSHRDGPPEGPEPGVPSLLPTSTQGAGDPTSRAYRADASRPRDGGRAAWSEGPDERWPALAARQEVRRAFAGERASYTRVRERSPEVLLFVAEPVMEARRVVAVVYVVRSTQPVLLELYRIRQGLISVLSVAIVFTALVSLALGWTISRPLSRLSRAAQRIARGERDVPVPLVGSGEIRELSESFATMTRELDARMRYISDFAADVAHEFKSPLTSIRGAAELLGEGAAEDPDARQRFLRNIELDVLRLDRLVSRLLELSRIEASQDGKVEVDLVPLAHDVARRASTPEVAVRLVRAPESVRVPAREADVVTALLNLCDNAVRFSPPGAEVCVSVDLGPRAAQIRVCDHGPGVPEAHRARIFDRFFTTDAEREGTGLGLAIASAVAVAHGGALTLETEPPESGGPWGACFLLTLAAR, from the coding sequence GTGAGCCACTGGCTGCTGAGGGTGCGACGCACGCTCGGGCGCATCGGGCTGCGCCTGCTGATCGTCAACCTGGTGGTGCTCTTGGTGCCCGTGGCCGGGCTCGAGTTCGCGCGCTTGTACGAGCGCCAGCTGCTGGGCGCGCTCGAGCGCGACATGCGCCACCAGGCCGTGCTGGTGAGGCGCATGGTGGAGGCCTCCTCCGCCGCCGGTGATGCGTTGGACGTCGCGTTCCACCAAGACGTGCTGGTGCGAGCGGCCGCCGACACCCGCGCACGCATCCGCGTGGTCACGCGCACCGGTGAGGTGCTGCTGGACTCGCATCGAGATGGCCCGCCCGAGGGCCCCGAGCCCGGCGTGCCTTCGCTGCTGCCCACGAGCACGCAGGGCGCGGGTGACCCCACGTCGCGCGCATATCGCGCCGATGCGAGCCGCCCTCGCGACGGGGGACGCGCCGCATGGAGCGAGGGCCCAGACGAGCGCTGGCCCGCGCTGGCCGCGAGGCAAGAGGTGCGCAGGGCGTTTGCGGGGGAGCGCGCCAGCTACACCCGCGTGCGCGAGCGCTCACCCGAGGTGCTGCTATTCGTCGCCGAGCCGGTCATGGAAGCGCGCCGTGTGGTCGCCGTGGTCTACGTGGTGCGCAGCACCCAGCCCGTGCTGCTGGAGCTCTACCGGATTCGGCAGGGCCTGATCTCCGTGCTGTCGGTGGCCATCGTCTTCACCGCCCTGGTCAGCCTCGCGCTCGGTTGGACCATCTCGCGGCCGCTCTCGCGCTTGTCCCGCGCGGCGCAGCGCATCGCGCGGGGTGAGCGCGACGTGCCCGTGCCGCTGGTGGGCAGCGGGGAGATCCGCGAGCTCAGCGAGTCGTTCGCGACCATGACGCGCGAGCTGGACGCCCGCATGCGCTACATCTCGGACTTCGCCGCCGACGTGGCGCACGAGTTCAAGTCGCCGCTGACGTCCATTCGTGGCGCGGCCGAGCTGCTGGGCGAGGGCGCCGCCGAAGACCCCGACGCGCGTCAGCGCTTCCTGAGGAACATCGAGCTGGACGTACTGCGCCTCGATCGCCTGGTGTCGCGGCTGTTGGAGCTGAGCCGCATCGAGGCGAGTCAGGACGGCAAGGTGGAGGTGGACTTGGTGCCGCTCGCCCACGACGTGGCGCGTCGCGCCAGCACGCCCGAGGTGGCCGTGCGCCTGGTGCGGGCGCCCGAGAGCGTGCGTGTGCCCGCGCGTGAGGCCGACGTGGTCACCGCGCTGCTCAACCTGTGCGACAACGCGGTGCGCTTCTCGCCGCCAGGAGCCGAGGTGTGCGTCAGCGTGGATCTCGGCCCGCGCGCCGCGCAGATCCGTGTGTGTGACCACGGGCCAGGCGTGCCGGAGGCCCACCGCGCGCGCATCTTCGACCGCTTCTTCACCACCGACGCCGAGCGCGAAGGGACGGGGCTGGGCCTCGCCATCGCGAGCGCAGTGGCCGTGGCCCACGGCGGGGCGCTGACGCTCGAGACCGAGCCACCCGAGAGTGGGGGCCCCTGGGGCGCGTGCTTCCTGCTCACGCTCGCGGCTCGGTGA
- a CDS encoding NADH-quinone oxidoreductase subunit J: MSTAGFLLFVFSAALAIIGAVITVASQRPLRAAMGLLVHVVALSALYLTLNAHLLAVLQLLIYAGAVVVLFVFVILLLGPAGHFEGNAEKIVGRVMAGCTAGAVLLLTAFSLSRHDAEFGPVSVDYGTVEGLGNALYRGAMAPFEMVSITLLVAVVGAVAISRVRTAREKAADAEDAEARKLANAGGNN; encoded by the coding sequence ATGAGCACCGCAGGTTTCCTACTCTTCGTTTTCAGCGCGGCGCTCGCCATCATCGGCGCCGTGATCACGGTGGCGTCGCAGCGCCCTCTCCGCGCGGCCATGGGTCTGCTGGTCCATGTGGTGGCGCTCTCGGCGCTCTACCTCACGCTGAACGCGCACCTCTTGGCGGTGCTCCAGCTGCTCATCTACGCGGGCGCGGTCGTCGTGCTCTTCGTGTTCGTCATCCTCTTGCTGGGCCCGGCGGGTCACTTCGAGGGCAACGCCGAGAAGATCGTCGGGCGCGTCATGGCGGGCTGCACGGCTGGCGCCGTGCTGCTGCTCACCGCGTTCTCGCTCTCGCGCCACGACGCCGAATTCGGGCCGGTGTCCGTCGACTACGGCACCGTCGAGGGTCTCGGAAACGCTCTCTATCGGGGGGCCATGGCGCCCTTCGAGATGGTCTCCATCACGCTGCTGGTCGCCGTCGTCGGCGCTGTCGCCATCTCCCGCGTGCGCACCGCCCGTGAGAAGGCCGCGGACGCCGAGGACGCCGAGGCGCGCAAGCTGGCCAACGCCGGGGGGAACAACTGA
- the nuoK gene encoding NADH-quinone oxidoreductase subunit NuoK — translation MDVGIGEYLALCSVLFGIGAIGFLTRRNMLIQLMTIEVMLNSVVFMLLAFNRVHTGTQTGQVFGFFVIAIAAAEAAVGLAILISYFRIKNSVETDKADLLKH, via the coding sequence ATGGACGTCGGCATCGGCGAATACTTGGCGCTCTGCTCGGTCCTCTTCGGGATCGGCGCCATCGGCTTCCTCACGCGGCGGAACATGCTGATTCAGCTCATGACCATCGAGGTCATGCTGAACTCGGTGGTGTTCATGCTGCTCGCGTTCAACCGGGTCCACACCGGCACGCAAACGGGTCAGGTCTTCGGCTTCTTCGTGATCGCCATCGCCGCGGCCGAGGCGGCCGTGGGGCTCGCCATCCTGATCAGCTACTTCCGCATCAAGAACTCCGTCGAGACCGATAAGGCCGACCTGCTCAAGCACTGA
- a CDS encoding pentapeptide repeat-containing protein has product MGDDRDTTALRQRLLGENDFEDEVFTGGALPGIDLRRKRFARCRFEAVAMNEAQLQAVILDECVFVRCDLTMAKVAECSFRDVRFEHTKLMGVDWSVARDLLFDVSFEGCVLSYGVFAGRKMRKVEVVDCVAHEADFTGADLSEASFRGSDLRDAVFSRTKLVKADLSTAHGYRIHPGENTLKKTRFSMEAGLDALATLGIIV; this is encoded by the coding sequence ATGGGCGACGACCGAGACACGACCGCGCTGCGGCAGCGGCTGCTGGGCGAGAACGACTTCGAGGACGAGGTCTTCACGGGTGGCGCGCTGCCGGGGATCGACCTGCGTCGCAAGCGCTTCGCGCGCTGCCGCTTCGAGGCCGTGGCCATGAACGAGGCTCAGCTGCAGGCGGTGATCCTGGACGAGTGCGTGTTCGTGCGCTGCGACCTCACCATGGCCAAGGTGGCGGAGTGCAGCTTCCGCGACGTGCGCTTCGAGCACACCAAGCTGATGGGCGTGGACTGGTCGGTGGCGCGCGACCTGCTCTTCGACGTGAGCTTCGAGGGCTGCGTGCTGAGCTACGGCGTGTTCGCCGGGCGCAAGATGCGCAAGGTGGAGGTGGTGGACTGCGTCGCTCACGAGGCGGACTTCACGGGGGCCGACCTGAGCGAGGCCAGCTTCCGCGGGAGCGACCTGCGCGACGCGGTCTTCTCGCGCACGAAGCTGGTGAAGGCGGACCTCTCGACCGCGCACGGCTACCGCATCCACCCCGGCGAGAACACCCTGAAGAAGACACGCTTCTCCATGGAGGCGGGGCTCGACGCGCTGGCCACGCTCGGCATCATCGTCTAG
- the nuoE gene encoding NADH-quinone oxidoreductase subunit NuoE gives MAFALTPEREQQVDDIITRYPTRRAALIPVLWVCQKQNSWISPDVIDYVSARLDISAAAVKGVVTFYTMFHEHEVGENVVWVCRTLSCDLRGAKAVQEHLEERFGCHAGGTSTNGKFSLFKAECLAACGQGPMIQINDRYFENLDLTKLDEILNAYEKDGVDAAEKRYADTAIYNGHVPPPGMEPPPPRASLPPAATRPAAPAVPRRLAARRPVAPPAGPASASPRAASIAPPARPASVAQPTGPAAAEPPAQPVSAPPPASSPPPVSVAPPAARPAPKATLVGMPAVTATPTPSNPPPAETSSASAPPSDDDAKKGEE, from the coding sequence ATGGCCTTCGCCCTCACGCCCGAGCGAGAACAACAAGTCGACGACATCATCACCCGCTACCCCACTCGGCGTGCGGCCCTGATCCCGGTCCTCTGGGTGTGTCAGAAGCAGAACAGCTGGATCAGCCCGGACGTCATCGACTACGTCTCGGCCCGGCTCGACATCTCGGCGGCCGCCGTGAAGGGCGTCGTCACGTTCTACACGATGTTCCACGAGCACGAGGTCGGCGAGAACGTCGTGTGGGTCTGCCGCACGTTGTCTTGCGATCTGCGCGGCGCAAAGGCGGTCCAGGAGCACCTCGAGGAGCGCTTCGGCTGCCACGCGGGTGGCACATCCACCAACGGGAAGTTCAGCCTCTTCAAGGCCGAGTGCCTCGCGGCGTGTGGCCAGGGGCCCATGATTCAGATCAACGATCGCTACTTCGAGAATCTGGACCTCACGAAGCTCGACGAGATCCTGAACGCGTACGAGAAGGACGGCGTGGACGCCGCCGAGAAGCGCTACGCGGATACGGCCATCTACAACGGCCACGTGCCGCCCCCCGGCATGGAGCCGCCGCCCCCGCGTGCGTCGCTGCCGCCCGCCGCCACGCGCCCTGCCGCGCCCGCGGTCCCCCGCCGCCTGGCTGCGCGCCGCCCGGTGGCACCGCCTGCGGGTCCGGCCTCGGCGTCTCCCCGCGCCGCCTCGATAGCACCCCCAGCGCGCCCGGCGTCGGTGGCACAGCCCACGGGTCCGGCCGCGGCGGAACCACCCGCCCAGCCGGTCTCGGCGCCACCGCCCGCATCCAGCCCGCCGCCCGTCTCGGTCGCTCCGCCGGCTGCGCGCCCCGCGCCCAAGGCCACGTTGGTGGGCATGCCCGCCGTCACCGCGACGCCCACACCCAGCAATCCACCGCCCGCCGAGACCAGCTCGGCGAGCGCGCCCCCCAGCGACGATGACGCCAAGAAGGGCGAGGAGTAG
- the nuoF gene encoding NADH-quinone oxidoreductase subunit NuoF: MAEPQKLLTARYDLPESWTLAVAEKHGAYKIARRALTMMQPQQIKDEVKVAAIRGRGGAGFPAGMKWSFLAPKPTDQVYLVVNGDESEPGTFKDRSIMELDPHRLIEGCIVTCYATGAHVAYIYVRGELGFSIQRLEAAVQEARKAGYLGERPFGKAYPVQVHIHSGAGAYICGEETALLNSLEGKRGEPRLKPPFPANSGAFGMPTVVNNVETIAAIPDILELGGERWCKLGKLPGDGGLRLYGVSGHVKRPGIYEAPVGITMRELIDHYAGGMLNDRPLKAVIPGGSSTPVLRPDWKVDAPAADHPLHAWHGMSEIDVPMGVDTYRALGTMLGTCCAIVMDDSVNMLDVTRNLMRFYKHESCGQCTPCREGSGWFVDILENLCDGKGKVEDVETIAGIANNVMGNTICAFADGMAMPLLGLVRKFREEFVAAAEAGGLPAGTRHDNPTRALVEGKAA; encoded by the coding sequence ATGGCCGAACCCCAGAAGCTCCTGACCGCGCGCTACGATCTGCCCGAGAGCTGGACGCTCGCCGTGGCCGAGAAGCACGGCGCCTACAAGATCGCGCGCCGCGCGCTGACCATGATGCAGCCGCAGCAGATCAAGGACGAGGTCAAGGTGGCCGCCATCCGTGGTCGTGGCGGCGCTGGCTTCCCGGCCGGCATGAAGTGGAGCTTCCTCGCGCCGAAGCCCACCGACCAGGTCTACCTGGTGGTGAACGGCGACGAGTCGGAGCCCGGCACCTTCAAGGACCGCTCCATCATGGAGCTGGACCCGCATCGCCTCATCGAGGGCTGCATCGTCACCTGCTACGCCACCGGCGCCCACGTGGCCTACATCTACGTGCGCGGTGAGCTCGGCTTCTCCATTCAGCGCCTCGAGGCCGCCGTGCAGGAGGCCCGCAAGGCCGGCTACCTGGGCGAGCGCCCCTTCGGCAAGGCCTACCCGGTGCAGGTGCACATCCACTCGGGCGCGGGCGCGTACATCTGCGGCGAAGAGACGGCGCTCCTGAACTCGCTCGAGGGCAAGCGCGGCGAGCCTCGCCTCAAGCCACCGTTCCCGGCCAACAGCGGCGCGTTCGGCATGCCCACCGTGGTGAACAACGTCGAGACCATCGCGGCCATCCCGGACATCCTCGAGCTGGGCGGAGAGCGTTGGTGCAAGCTCGGCAAGCTTCCCGGCGACGGCGGTCTGCGCTTGTACGGCGTGAGCGGCCACGTGAAGCGCCCCGGCATCTACGAGGCGCCCGTGGGCATCACCATGCGTGAGCTCATCGACCACTACGCGGGCGGCATGCTCAACGATCGTCCGCTGAAGGCGGTCATCCCCGGCGGCTCCAGCACCCCGGTGCTGCGCCCCGATTGGAAGGTGGACGCCCCCGCCGCAGACCATCCGCTGCACGCTTGGCACGGCATGAGCGAGATCGACGTCCCCATGGGCGTGGACACCTACCGCGCGCTCGGCACCATGCTGGGCACCTGCTGCGCCATCGTCATGGACGACAGCGTCAACATGCTGGACGTCACGCGCAACCTGATGCGCTTCTACAAGCACGAGAGCTGCGGCCAGTGCACGCCCTGCCGCGAGGGCAGCGGCTGGTTCGTGGACATCCTCGAGAACCTCTGCGACGGCAAGGGCAAGGTCGAGGACGTGGAGACCATCGCAGGCATCGCGAACAACGTCATGGGCAACACCATCTGCGCGTTCGCCGACGGCATGGCCATGCCGCTGCTCGGGTTGGTCCGGAAGTTCCGCGAGGAGTTCGTGGCCGCCGCCGAGGCGGGTGGCCTCCCCGCTGGCACGCGGCACGACAACCCCACGAGGGCGCTGGTCGAGGGCAAAGCAGCATGA